One genomic region from Longimicrobiales bacterium encodes:
- a CDS encoding tetratricopeptide repeat protein, translated as MLRFGFSITCSPLVIVCVLLGAAPVTAQDADVATLQQQCESNDLPSCITLGERYLSGEGVQENRAQAALAFRKACSGGHAPGCTSMGVMFVMRRDYPQAVAHHGKGCEGGDPRGCRNLGALYQRGTGVPKDYEQARAYYTRACDGGDARGCAFLGEMHQFGTGVQKDNEAALPLFRRACDGGDAIGCMKLGEFYQFGYAVAQDDTQAVTYYRMSCDAGYAQSCTTVGRMYYRGLGVEKDEQQALAYYRKACEAGDSRGCELVEHPSW; from the coding sequence ATGCTTCGCTTCGGGTTTTCCATCACGTGCTCACCGCTCGTGATCGTCTGCGTCCTGCTGGGCGCCGCGCCGGTCACGGCCCAGGATGCGGACGTAGCGACGCTGCAGCAGCAGTGCGAGAGCAACGACCTGCCGAGCTGCATCACCCTCGGCGAGCGGTACCTGAGCGGCGAAGGCGTGCAGGAGAACAGGGCGCAGGCGGCGCTTGCGTTCCGAAAGGCGTGTTCGGGCGGCCATGCACCGGGATGCACGAGCATGGGCGTGATGTTCGTGATGCGGCGTGACTACCCACAGGCTGTCGCCCACCACGGCAAAGGCTGCGAGGGTGGCGATCCCAGGGGTTGCAGGAACCTCGGCGCACTGTACCAGCGAGGCACTGGCGTACCCAAAGACTACGAGCAGGCACGGGCCTACTACACGCGGGCGTGCGACGGCGGCGATGCCAGGGGCTGCGCGTTCCTGGGCGAGATGCACCAGTTCGGCACTGGTGTCCAGAAGGACAACGAGGCGGCGCTTCCGCTGTTCCGCAGGGCATGCGATGGGGGCGATGCCATCGGCTGCATGAAGCTGGGTGAGTTCTACCAGTTCGGCTACGCCGTGGCGCAGGACGACACGCAGGCGGTTACGTACTATCGCATGAGCTGCGACGCCGGCTATGCGCAGAGCTGCACGACGGTTGGCAGGATGTACTACCGCGGCCTGGGCGTGGAGAAAGACGAGCAGCAGGCGCTGGCGTACTACCGCAAGGCCTGTGAGGCAGGCGACTCCAGGGGCTGCGAGCTGGTGGAACACCCGTCCTGGTAG
- a CDS encoding SDR family oxidoreductase, which yields MPTYATVLVTGATGYLGGRLVPRLLEAGYAVRCLARDPDRLGGRSWRDAVEVVRADVLRPETLGPALAGIDAAYYLVHSLGAGADFHARDLAAARNFGAAAAQAGVRRIVYLGGLAAAEPGLSEHLRSRQATGDALREGGVPVTEFRAGVIVGSSSLSFEMIRYLAERVPIMVCPRWVFTRTQPIGVRDVLDYLVRALEVPASSGRIIEIGGADVVSYGDMLMTYARVRGLRRWLVSVPVLTPRLSSLWVDLVTPIPASIARPLVEGLRNENVVHDRSAAELFPEIRPAGYRAAVERALEALHAHGSESAWSDALSSSSATEQVVLTSAEGMIREVRQCVVAADVRRVFNTLLRLGGETGWLYMDWAWRARGFADRLLGGVGLRRGRRDPAALRVGDALDFWRVEAVEPDTLLRLRSEMKVPGEAWLQFRTTPLDHGRTLLQQTAFFAPRGLGGWMYWYALYPAHRLIFSGLIHALKRRAETA from the coding sequence ATGCCGACGTACGCCACCGTACTGGTCACGGGTGCGACGGGGTACCTCGGGGGACGGCTGGTGCCGCGTCTCCTGGAGGCGGGCTACGCCGTGCGCTGCCTGGCGCGCGACCCGGACCGGCTAGGTGGCCGCAGCTGGCGGGACGCGGTGGAGGTCGTTCGCGCCGACGTGCTGCGTCCGGAGACTCTCGGACCGGCACTGGCCGGCATCGACGCGGCGTACTACCTGGTGCACAGCCTGGGCGCGGGCGCGGACTTCCACGCGCGCGATCTGGCCGCAGCCCGCAACTTCGGCGCGGCCGCGGCACAGGCGGGCGTGCGGCGGATCGTCTACCTCGGCGGTCTGGCAGCCGCGGAGCCCGGTCTTTCGGAGCACCTGCGCTCGCGCCAGGCGACGGGCGACGCACTGCGGGAGGGCGGCGTGCCCGTGACGGAGTTTCGCGCGGGCGTGATCGTGGGCTCCAGCAGTCTCTCCTTCGAGATGATCCGCTACCTGGCCGAACGCGTGCCGATCATGGTGTGCCCACGCTGGGTATTCACGCGCACCCAGCCGATCGGCGTGCGGGATGTGCTCGACTACCTCGTCCGCGCGCTCGAGGTGCCGGCGAGCAGCGGCCGTATCATCGAGATCGGCGGCGCGGACGTGGTCAGTTATGGCGACATGCTGATGACGTATGCGCGCGTGCGTGGACTCCGTCGCTGGCTGGTGTCGGTGCCGGTGCTCACCCCCCGCCTCTCCTCGCTCTGGGTCGACCTCGTCACGCCGATTCCCGCCAGCATCGCGCGGCCGCTGGTGGAGGGTCTGCGCAACGAGAACGTGGTGCACGACCGGTCCGCGGCCGAGCTTTTCCCCGAGATCCGACCGGCAGGGTACCGCGCTGCAGTGGAGCGCGCGCTGGAGGCGTTGCACGCGCACGGCAGCGAGTCTGCCTGGAGCGATGCGCTCAGCAGCTCGTCGGCCACCGAGCAGGTCGTGCTCACCAGTGCGGAGGGGATGATCCGCGAGGTGCGCCAGTGCGTGGTGGCGGCCGACGTGCGCCGCGTGTTCAACACGCTGCTCAGGCTCGGCGGAGAGACTGGATGGCTGTACATGGACTGGGCCTGGCGCGCACGGGGCTTCGCTGATCGCTTGCTCGGCGGCGTGGGACTGAGACGAGGACGACGCGATCCGGCCGCCCTGCGCGTCGGTGATGCCCTGGATTTCTGGCGCGTCGAGGCCGTCGAGCCGGACACGCTCCTGCGGTTGCGATCCGAGATGAAGGTGCCCGGGGAGGCGTGGCTCCAGTTCCGCACGACTCCCCTGGACCATGGCCGGACGCTGCTCCAGCAGACCGCGTTCTTCGCACCCAGGGGGCTGGGCGGCTGGATGTACTGGTACGCACTCTACCCGGCGCACCGCCTGATCTTCAGTGGCCTGATTCACGCACTCAAGCGTCGCGCGGAGACTGCGTAG